In one Hymenobacter sp. DG25B genomic region, the following are encoded:
- the gatB gene encoding Asp-tRNA(Asn)/Glu-tRNA(Gln) amidotransferase subunit GatB has product MDENIKSKYQPVIGLEVHAQLLTQSKMYSSDENEYGALPNHNLSVITLGHPGTLPRVNYSAVEFAMKMGLATSCHITRTNLFARKNYFYPDLPKGYQITQDKTPICTGGHVVIRLSDGTEKKIGITRIHMEEDAGKSMHLAGETETLVDLNRAGVPLIEIVSEPDIRTSEEAYAYLAEIKKLVQYLGICDGNMEEGSLRCDANISVMLKGADQFGTKVEVKNMNSFRNVQRAIEYEIERQIALVEAGEIIDSETRGFDATTGTTSGQRSKETMNDYRYFPEPDLPPVIIDDAWLHRMQQELPALPHQLYARFTGELALSDYDASVLTVEKDVALFFDELTRLTPNAKAAANWVQGPVKSFLNERALTLDQFPLSARQLADIIQLIDDNKISHSVAAKQLYPYLLENPTQTAAAAAEAQGLLQQSDAGALEAMVQQVLDANPAKVAEYRAGKKSLTGMFMGELMKLTGGKADPKLANQLLRQKLDA; this is encoded by the coding sequence ATGGACGAAAACATAAAATCAAAATACCAGCCCGTCATCGGCCTCGAAGTACACGCGCAGCTGCTCACGCAGAGCAAAATGTATTCTTCGGATGAGAATGAGTACGGCGCGCTGCCCAACCACAACCTCTCGGTTATTACCCTGGGCCACCCCGGCACGCTGCCGCGCGTGAACTACTCCGCCGTGGAGTTTGCCATGAAAATGGGCCTGGCTACCAGCTGCCACATCACGCGCACCAACCTGTTTGCGCGCAAAAACTATTTCTACCCCGACCTTCCTAAGGGCTACCAGATTACCCAGGACAAAACTCCCATCTGTACGGGCGGCCACGTGGTTATACGCCTGTCCGATGGTACGGAGAAGAAAATCGGCATTACGCGCATTCACATGGAGGAAGACGCGGGCAAAAGCATGCACCTGGCCGGCGAAACCGAAACCCTGGTGGATTTGAACCGCGCCGGCGTGCCGCTTATCGAAATTGTGTCGGAGCCCGACATCCGTACCTCGGAAGAAGCCTACGCCTACCTGGCCGAAATTAAGAAGCTGGTGCAGTACCTGGGCATCTGCGACGGCAACATGGAAGAAGGCTCGCTGCGCTGCGACGCCAACATTTCCGTAATGCTGAAGGGCGCCGACCAGTTTGGCACCAAGGTGGAGGTGAAAAACATGAACTCCTTCCGCAATGTGCAGCGCGCCATTGAGTACGAAATAGAGCGGCAAATTGCCTTGGTGGAAGCCGGCGAGATAATCGACAGCGAAACCCGTGGCTTTGACGCTACTACCGGCACCACCAGCGGCCAGCGCAGCAAGGAAACCATGAACGACTACCGGTACTTCCCGGAGCCGGATCTGCCCCCCGTAATTATTGATGATGCCTGGCTGCACCGCATGCAGCAGGAGCTGCCCGCGTTGCCGCACCAGCTCTACGCCCGCTTCACCGGCGAGCTGGCCCTGTCGGACTATGACGCCTCGGTGCTGACGGTGGAGAAAGACGTGGCCCTGTTCTTTGATGAGCTGACCCGCCTGACGCCCAACGCCAAAGCTGCCGCCAACTGGGTGCAGGGCCCGGTGAAGTCGTTCCTGAACGAGCGCGCCCTCACGCTGGACCAGTTCCCGCTCAGCGCCCGCCAGCTGGCCGACATCATCCAGCTCATCGACGACAACAAAATCAGCCACTCCGTAGCCGCCAAGCAGCTGTATCCTTATCTGCTGGAAAACCCCACGCAAACGGCGGCCGCTGCCGCTGAGGCGCAGGGTTTATTGCAGCAGTCGGATGCCGGGGCGCTGGAAGCCATGGTGCAGCAGGTGCTGGACGCCAACCCGGCCAAAGTGGCTGAGTACCGCGCCGGCAAGAAGAGCCTGACGGGCATGTTTATGGGCGAGCTGATGAAGCTGACCGGCGGCAAAGCCGACCCCAAGCTGGCAAACCAGCTGCTGCGCCAGAAGCTGGACGCATAG
- the alaS gene encoding alanine--tRNA ligase, with protein MSLPSASHVRQQFLDFFASKGHHIVPSAPIVVKDDPTLLFINSGMAPFKDYFLGNKPAPYKRIADTQKCLRVSGKHNDLEEVGYDTYHHTMFEMLGNWSFGDYFKTDAIAWAWELLTEVYKLPKERLYVTYFEGDAGDKLEADTETQNLWRQFTTDDRILPGNKKDNFWEMGDTGPCGPCTEIHIDLRDEAELALKGGAELVNADHPQVVEIWNNVFMEFQRKADGSLVKLPAQHVDTGMGFERLMMAVSGVKSNYDTDVFQPLIQFIASEAGLKYHGTAPATVNDQPATEEEKTDIAIRVIADHIRTISFAIADGQLPSNVKAGYVIRRILRRAVRYAFSSLGFKQPFLYKLVPVLADQMRLIFPELKAQTAFVQRVIEEEEIAFLKTLENGLRRIDALEESVRAQGGVIDGKTAFELSDTFGFPLDLTALIAREKGLSVDEAGFQKALEEQKTRSRNAQESEQSDWTIVMPSEEQPAFVGYDLEEAPARILRYRKTTTKGKTEYHVVLDQTPFYAESGGQVGDTGYLESDFTRVRVIDTKKENDLIVHTVLDLPEDLNVPFNARIDQARRDLIRKNHTATHLLQAALREVIGTHVQQKGSLVNEKLLRFDFSHFTKVTDDQLRDIERLVNERVRQQISLDERRNVPIEEAKQLGAMALFGEKYGEFVRVITFGKDHSVELCGGTHVRTTGDIGFFKITSESAVGAGVRRIEAVTAGVAEAYVNQQLDVLQQVREALGNPQHLIPSIEKQTEEMAALRKQLEQFEQQSINQQKDQLVSQVKPLNDVNFLAAQVQVSSADGLKTLAYNLRQAVPNLVAVLGAEIDGKPQLAVMLDDELAKAGKLNASTLVRELAKEIQGGGGGQPFFATAGGKNAAGLGAAIAKAEELVGKTLQ; from the coding sequence ATGTCACTTCCCTCAGCCTCCCACGTCCGCCAGCAGTTCCTGGATTTCTTCGCCTCCAAAGGTCACCACATTGTGCCCTCGGCGCCTATTGTGGTGAAGGACGACCCCACGCTGCTGTTCATTAACTCGGGCATGGCCCCGTTCAAGGACTATTTCCTCGGCAACAAGCCCGCGCCCTACAAGCGCATTGCCGATACGCAGAAGTGCCTGCGCGTGAGCGGCAAGCACAACGACCTGGAAGAGGTAGGCTACGACACCTACCACCACACCATGTTCGAGATGCTGGGCAACTGGTCGTTTGGGGATTACTTCAAGACCGATGCCATTGCCTGGGCCTGGGAACTGCTCACGGAAGTGTACAAGCTGCCCAAAGAGCGCCTGTACGTGACTTATTTTGAAGGTGATGCCGGCGACAAGCTGGAGGCTGACACCGAAACCCAGAACCTGTGGCGCCAATTCACCACCGACGACCGGATTTTGCCCGGCAACAAGAAGGATAACTTCTGGGAGATGGGCGACACCGGTCCCTGCGGCCCCTGCACCGAAATCCATATTGACCTGCGCGACGAGGCCGAACTGGCCCTGAAAGGCGGCGCCGAGCTGGTAAATGCCGACCACCCGCAGGTAGTCGAAATCTGGAACAACGTGTTCATGGAGTTCCAGCGCAAAGCCGATGGCTCGCTGGTGAAACTGCCGGCCCAGCACGTAGATACGGGCATGGGCTTTGAGCGCCTGATGATGGCCGTATCGGGTGTGAAGTCCAACTACGACACCGACGTTTTCCAGCCGCTCATCCAATTCATTGCTTCGGAAGCCGGCCTGAAATATCATGGCACCGCGCCGGCCACCGTCAACGACCAGCCCGCCACCGAAGAGGAGAAAACGGACATTGCCATCCGCGTCATTGCCGACCATATCCGCACCATTTCCTTCGCCATTGCCGATGGGCAGCTGCCCAGCAACGTGAAGGCCGGCTACGTAATTCGCCGGATTCTGCGCCGCGCCGTGCGTTATGCGTTTTCCTCGCTGGGCTTCAAGCAGCCCTTCCTCTACAAGCTGGTGCCCGTGCTGGCCGACCAGATGCGCCTGATCTTCCCCGAGCTGAAAGCCCAGACGGCTTTTGTGCAGCGCGTGATTGAGGAAGAGGAAATTGCCTTCCTCAAAACCCTGGAAAACGGCCTGCGCCGCATTGATGCCCTGGAAGAATCAGTTCGCGCTCAGGGTGGTGTAATTGATGGCAAAACCGCTTTCGAGCTGTCGGATACCTTTGGCTTCCCGTTGGACCTCACGGCCCTGATTGCCCGTGAAAAGGGTCTTTCAGTGGACGAGGCCGGCTTCCAGAAGGCCCTGGAAGAGCAGAAAACCCGCAGCCGCAACGCCCAGGAGTCGGAGCAGAGCGACTGGACCATTGTAATGCCCTCCGAGGAGCAGCCTGCCTTTGTGGGTTACGATTTGGAAGAAGCGCCGGCCCGCATTCTGCGCTACCGCAAAACCACCACCAAAGGCAAAACCGAATACCACGTGGTACTCGACCAGACTCCGTTCTACGCCGAATCAGGCGGACAAGTAGGCGACACGGGCTACCTGGAGTCGGACTTCACCCGGGTGCGCGTCATCGACACGAAAAAGGAAAACGACCTCATCGTGCACACCGTGCTGGATTTGCCGGAAGATCTGAACGTGCCCTTCAACGCCCGCATTGACCAGGCCCGCCGCGACCTGATCCGCAAAAACCACACGGCCACGCACTTGCTGCAGGCCGCCCTGCGTGAGGTAATTGGCACGCACGTGCAGCAGAAAGGCTCGTTGGTAAACGAGAAGCTGCTGCGCTTTGACTTCTCGCACTTCACCAAAGTAACCGACGACCAGCTGCGCGATATTGAGCGCCTGGTAAATGAGCGGGTCCGGCAGCAAATTTCCTTGGATGAGCGCCGCAATGTGCCCATTGAGGAAGCCAAGCAGCTGGGCGCCATGGCCCTGTTTGGCGAGAAGTACGGCGAGTTTGTGCGCGTTATCACCTTCGGCAAGGACCACTCCGTAGAGCTGTGCGGCGGCACCCACGTGCGTACCACGGGCGACATAGGCTTCTTTAAAATCACCTCGGAAAGCGCCGTAGGCGCGGGCGTGCGCCGCATTGAGGCCGTAACGGCCGGCGTAGCCGAAGCCTACGTGAACCAGCAGCTGGATGTGCTGCAACAAGTGCGCGAGGCCCTGGGCAACCCCCAGCACCTCATTCCTAGTATCGAAAAGCAGACGGAGGAAATGGCCGCCCTGCGCAAGCAGCTGGAGCAATTTGAGCAGCAAAGCATCAATCAGCAGAAAGACCAGCTGGTAAGCCAGGTAAAACCGCTGAACGACGTGAACTTTCTGGCCGCGCAGGTGCAGGTTTCGTCGGCTGATGGCCTCAAAACGCTGGCGTATAACCTGCGCCAGGCCGTTCCCAATCTAGTGGCGGTGCTGGGTGCTGAGATAGATGGTAAACCGCAACTAGCCGTGATGCTGGACGATGAACTGGCTAAAGCCGGCAAGCTGAACGCCAGCACGCTGGTGCGCGAGCTGGCCAAGGAAATTCAGGGCGGGGGCGGCGGTCAGCCGTTCTTCGCCACTGCCGGCGGGAAAAATGCGGCTGGTTTAGGCGCGGCTATTGCCAAGGCTGAGGAGCTGGTAGGTAAAACACTCCAGTAG
- a CDS encoding TlpA disulfide reductase family protein, translating into MLKNPKSLLLIGSVLCMANACNKSNVPTTTATTPGAGYQISGQLSNAPAGTKVYLAELGEAQFVSRDTASVDDKGHFTFKGTVPEPSLYQVKLNDQNQALVALDNSTNLELSGDATRLSEGYTVKGSEDSEMLRQLGAVLGKGRASAQALEQRYNAAASAGRADSMQAIEAQYMAAQARNSAAIKKLVRQRPTSVASAFVVNNLINPDEEFAFADSMATLFKKAMPESRYTKALVARLDPMRVTAVGAEAPEINLNSPDGKPVALSSLRGKYVLLDFWASWCGPCRKENPNVVKAYQKFKGKGFEIYSVSLDQNRDKWLKAIKDDNLTWTHVSDLKAWDSAAGKAYGITSIPMSLLLDPQGRIIAKNLRGPALEAKLASVLK; encoded by the coding sequence ATGCTGAAAAATCCGAAAAGTCTGCTCCTGATTGGGTCTGTGCTGTGCATGGCCAATGCCTGTAATAAATCCAATGTGCCCACCACTACTGCTACCACTCCCGGCGCTGGCTACCAGATCAGCGGGCAGCTGAGCAATGCGCCGGCGGGTACCAAAGTGTATCTGGCGGAGCTGGGGGAGGCCCAGTTCGTCTCGCGCGATACCGCCTCGGTAGATGACAAAGGCCACTTCACCTTTAAAGGCACGGTGCCGGAGCCTAGCTTATACCAGGTAAAGCTGAACGACCAGAACCAGGCCCTGGTAGCCCTGGATAACAGCACCAATCTGGAGTTGAGCGGTGATGCCACCCGCCTCTCGGAAGGCTATACCGTGAAGGGCTCCGAGGACTCCGAGATGCTGCGCCAATTGGGTGCGGTGCTGGGTAAAGGCCGGGCTTCGGCGCAGGCACTGGAGCAGCGCTACAACGCCGCCGCCTCGGCCGGCCGCGCCGATTCTATGCAGGCCATTGAAGCCCAATACATGGCGGCCCAGGCCCGCAACTCGGCGGCCATCAAAAAGCTGGTGCGCCAGCGGCCTACATCGGTGGCCTCGGCCTTCGTGGTGAATAACCTCATCAACCCCGACGAAGAGTTTGCCTTCGCCGATTCTATGGCCACGCTTTTCAAAAAAGCCATGCCGGAGTCGCGCTACACCAAGGCCCTGGTAGCGCGCCTGGACCCCATGCGCGTAACGGCCGTGGGAGCCGAAGCCCCGGAAATTAACCTGAATTCGCCAGATGGTAAGCCCGTAGCCCTCAGCAGCCTGCGCGGCAAATATGTGCTGCTGGACTTCTGGGCCTCGTGGTGCGGCCCCTGCCGCAAGGAAAACCCCAACGTGGTAAAAGCCTATCAGAAGTTCAAAGGCAAAGGCTTTGAAATCTACAGCGTATCCCTGGACCAAAACCGCGACAAGTGGCTGAAAGCCATTAAGGACGACAACCTGACCTGGACCCATGTTTCGGACCTGAAGGCCTGGGACAGCGCGGCCGGCAAAGCCTACGGCATTACCTCTATTCCTATGTCTTTGCTGCTGGATCCGCAGGGACGTATTATCGCCAAAAACCTGCGCGGCCCCGCCCTGGAAGCCAAGCTGGCTTCGGTGCTGAAGTAA
- a CDS encoding protein-L-isoaspartate(D-aspartate) O-methyltransferase, which translates to MQTDTYRHRGQRRALVAELRQKGIQDARVLAAIEQVPRHLFFEPGFREHAYQDKAFPIGEGQTISQPYTVAYQSQLLQVQPTDRVLEIGTGSGYQCSVLLALQAQVYSIEYNRVLFERTQRLLARMQAPAHLFCGDGSLGLPDYAPYDKILVTAGSPTLPRPLLRQLRVGGALVIPVGDANSQRMVRVVRESEESFAREDFEVFRFVPLLGEAGWQK; encoded by the coding sequence ATGCAAACTGACACTTACCGGCACCGTGGACAGCGCCGAGCGTTGGTTGCCGAGCTGCGCCAGAAAGGTATTCAGGATGCGCGGGTGCTGGCGGCCATAGAGCAGGTGCCGCGCCACCTGTTTTTTGAGCCCGGCTTCCGGGAGCATGCCTATCAGGACAAGGCGTTTCCCATTGGCGAGGGCCAGACCATTTCGCAGCCCTATACGGTGGCTTATCAGTCGCAGCTGCTGCAGGTGCAGCCCACCGACCGGGTACTGGAAATCGGGACAGGCTCAGGATATCAGTGCTCCGTGCTGCTGGCCCTGCAGGCGCAGGTTTATAGCATAGAGTACAACCGCGTGCTGTTTGAGCGCACGCAGCGCCTGCTGGCCCGCATGCAGGCGCCCGCCCACTTGTTTTGTGGTGATGGTTCCCTGGGCTTGCCCGACTACGCCCCCTACGACAAGATTCTGGTAACGGCCGGCTCGCCTACCCTGCCCCGCCCCCTGCTGCGCCAGCTGCGCGTGGGCGGCGCGCTGGTTATTCCCGTGGGCGACGCCAACAGCCAGCGTATGGTGCGCGTGGTGCGGGAGTCAGAAGAATCCTTTGCCCGGGAAGATTTTGAGGTTTTCCGGTTTGTGCCCCTGCTGGGCGAAGCCGGCTGGCAGAAGTGA
- a CDS encoding acyl-CoA thioesterase, whose product MLARKQKPVKDSFVNMTELVLPNDTNTLNNMMGGRMMHLMDIAAAIAAQKHSNRIVVTASVDNVSFRDSIRLGNVVTLQAQVTRAFSSSMEVHIDVWAEDIPSGTKVKSNEAFFTFVAVDQSGRPIDVPEAVPETSEEIKLYDGALRRRQLRLILAGRMQPTDATELKALFEL is encoded by the coding sequence ATGCTCGCGCGCAAACAGAAGCCCGTCAAAGACTCATTCGTAAACATGACCGAGCTGGTCCTGCCCAACGATACCAATACCCTCAACAACATGATGGGTGGCCGCATGATGCATTTGATGGACATAGCCGCCGCCATTGCCGCGCAAAAGCACTCCAACCGCATTGTGGTCACGGCCTCCGTCGACAACGTTTCCTTCCGCGACTCCATCCGTCTGGGCAACGTGGTAACGCTGCAGGCGCAGGTTACGCGGGCCTTCAGCTCTTCCATGGAAGTGCACATTGATGTGTGGGCCGAGGACATTCCCAGCGGCACGAAGGTGAAAAGCAACGAAGCCTTCTTCACGTTTGTGGCCGTAGACCAGTCGGGCCGCCCGATTGATGTACCCGAGGCCGTACCCGAAACCAGCGAGGAAATTAAGCTGTATGATGGCGCCCTGCGCCGCCGCCAGCTGCGTCTGATTCTGGCCGGCCGCATGCAGCCCACCGATGCTACCGAGCTGAAAGCCCTTTTCGAACTGTAG
- a CDS encoding energy transducer TonB, with protein sequence MFAGAFEQCPGNTQQQTLFFAQLDSEAVDEQEAIYHVVRMEVPGKSRLDSVFFVASRKLLKVRKSLWQPNGDTLTETVQWRANGKKQFIRHEVGSKTHGEYLSFYDKGSVQKRALYDHDVEVSAECFSESGSSISCKEYKYSERMPEFPGGQRALLNFIGSTIRYPKAALKRHQEGKVYITFVIDETGKVRNAQVKQGISPELDAEALRIIKAIPAFKPGQQDGENVPVYMTVPITFAIR encoded by the coding sequence GTGTTTGCTGGCGCGTTTGAGCAGTGCCCAGGCAACACCCAGCAACAAACTCTATTCTTTGCCCAGCTAGACTCAGAAGCTGTAGACGAGCAGGAGGCCATATACCATGTGGTGCGGATGGAGGTACCAGGAAAATCCCGCTTGGATAGTGTGTTCTTTGTGGCCTCCCGAAAACTATTAAAAGTTCGAAAAAGCCTTTGGCAGCCCAACGGCGATACATTGACTGAAACAGTTCAATGGCGGGCAAACGGTAAAAAGCAATTCATACGGCACGAAGTAGGGAGTAAAACGCACGGCGAATACCTGAGCTTTTATGATAAGGGCTCAGTTCAAAAAAGGGCCCTCTATGATCATGATGTGGAGGTAAGTGCCGAATGCTTTTCAGAATCCGGTTCTTCCATTTCCTGTAAGGAATACAAATACAGTGAAAGGATGCCTGAGTTTCCCGGTGGTCAGCGTGCGTTGCTAAACTTCATTGGTAGTACTATTCGTTATCCAAAAGCAGCACTAAAGAGGCACCAGGAAGGGAAAGTATATATCACATTTGTGATTGACGAGACGGGTAAAGTCCGAAATGCTCAGGTGAAACAAGGTATTTCGCCGGAGCTGGATGCAGAGGCTCTTCGGATTATAAAGGCTATACCTGCCTTCAAACCAGGGCAGCAAGACGGTGAAAATGTGCCGGTTTACATGACTGTCCCCATAACTTTTGCTATTCGATAG
- a CDS encoding PPK2 family polyphosphate kinase: MDNATTGFDLSKLPTRAPLTMHKAPSKVELKRLVQELSALQNCLYAENQHSILIILQGMDASGKDGLIRKVFSGINPQGVQVHSFKEPTDEELAHDFLWRIHQHTPRRGMMQVFNRSHYEDVLITRVAGLITPEEAMRRFAAINAFEKLLQNAGTTILKFYLHISQEEQHERLMERVTDPTKRWKYEAGDTKKAEQWPQYQKVYEDVFRYCNPESCPWHIVPADQNWYKAYVVASTLRHALVTLNLKYPEHKTDRPK; encoded by the coding sequence ATGGATAACGCTACCACTGGCTTCGATCTGAGCAAGCTGCCTACGCGGGCCCCGCTCACCATGCACAAGGCGCCCAGCAAAGTGGAGTTAAAACGCCTCGTGCAGGAGCTGTCTGCGCTCCAAAACTGCCTTTACGCCGAAAACCAGCACAGTATTCTTATCATTCTGCAGGGAATGGATGCCAGCGGGAAAGACGGCCTCATCCGAAAGGTATTCAGTGGAATAAACCCCCAGGGCGTGCAGGTACATTCGTTTAAAGAGCCAACCGATGAGGAACTAGCCCACGATTTCCTATGGCGGATACATCAACATACGCCTCGCCGGGGTATGATGCAGGTCTTCAACCGCTCACATTACGAGGATGTATTGATTACCCGGGTAGCCGGCCTGATTACTCCCGAGGAAGCCATGCGGCGCTTTGCGGCTATCAATGCCTTTGAAAAGCTCCTGCAGAATGCCGGCACCACCATCCTCAAATTCTACCTACATATTTCCCAGGAGGAGCAGCACGAGCGGTTGATGGAGCGCGTCACCGATCCTACAAAGCGCTGGAAATACGAAGCCGGCGACACGAAAAAAGCGGAGCAGTGGCCCCAGTACCAGAAGGTATACGAGGACGTATTTCGTTACTGCAACCCCGAGAGCTGCCCCTGGCACATAGTACCCGCTGATCAGAACTGGTACAAAGCCTACGTTGTGGCCAGTACGCTGCGCCATGCGCTGGTGACGCTGAACTTAAAATATCCAGAGCACAAAACCGACCGGCCAAAATAG